CCGGCGTGGGCGAGTGACGTCCCCGGCCCTCCATCGCTCGAAGAAGGAGCCCCACCCCATGAAGCGACGCACCGCGTCATCTGACCAACCCCCGAGTACCGCCGGCACGTTCATCGAACGTGCCACCCGGCGTCCAGCCCGGATCGGTGCCCTTGCCATTGCGCTCACGGCCCTCGCGGCGCCGATGGTCGCTGCCCAGCCCGCGGCGGCGCCCGTGTCGACGAGGCAGGCGAGCCAGCGCGCCGCCGGCTCCCAGAACCAGGTCACCGAGGACGGCGCCCTCGAGGTCGTCGGCCGAGTGGCTGGCTTCGCCGCCGCCGGATCGGCCGAACAGGCCGAGGCTTCGGCCCGCTGGCTCAGCGCTTCGATTACCTCCACCCAGGCCGCCAAGGCCGAGCAGGCTCGCCTGGCCGCCGAGGAGGAAGCGGCCCGCCAGGCAGCAGCGGCCCAAGCCGAACTGGCTCGGCGCGAAGCTGAGGCCAAGGCCCAGGAGCAAGCGGCTCGGCAGGCCTCCCGTGACGCCGCCCGCGAGGCCGAGGCCCGGCCCCAGGTTGCGCCGCCGGTAGACAGCGGCAGCGTCTGGGATGCGCTCGCCGGTTGTGAATCCGGTGGGAACTGGGCGATCAACACCGGCAACGGCTACTACGGCGGTCTCCAGTTCTCGTTGTCGTCGTGGCAAGCCGTCGGTGGTGTGGGCTATCCCCACGAAGCCTCCCGAGAGACCCAGATCGCAATGGGTGAACGCCTTCGAGCCAGCGGAGGCTGGGGACACTGGCCCGCCTGTTCCCGCAAACTCGGCCTGCGCTGATCGGAGGGGTCTCGGCCCCGAGCGCCAGACGCCGAGCGCTTTGGGCCTAGGCTACGTGACGTCGCTCCAGCGGGCTCGGGTCAAGCCACCCGGCGGCGGTATTCCGCTGACGCCTGGACCCCGCCGATGAGCGACTCCAGCCCGCCTCGTCGGGTGGCACTCACCCAGTAGGCCCACCCAGTGGGGTCCGGGGTCCGGTCGAGCATGGCCAGATAGGTCATGGTCACATCGACCGGGGCCGACAGGCGCCCGACGCCGACGCTGCTCTCGGTCCAGCCTGTAACCAGCGAACCCCGGGACTCGCCGGTCTGGAGCCGGTGTACGGCAAGGGTCAGTTCGACCAACGACGGTGCTCGGCCGAAGACGTTCGAGTAGACGCGGCCCACGAAGTCGATGGGTGGCAGTCGGTCGGTACCCGTCGACGCCACCACACTGTCGGCCACCGTCGAGGCTGACTCACCCGAACGGATGCGGGCCGCGCCGTCCCGCACCGCCTGGGCTGAGACCGGATAGGTGCCGGTGACGGCTAGGTGGGCCCTGACCCCGGGTGCCACCACTCGGCGGTACTCGGGGGAGTTCATGAACGAGCCGATGACGCGGGCTCCACCCCAACCGGCATCGAGGCGATCCATCCAGTGGGCAGTCCCCGCCGGGTCGGCGTTTCGTCCCAGGAAGTCGCGGTACTGCTGGGCGACGAACTCGACCGGACACCGGAACGGGATCGTCGCCCCCGGAAGGTTGTCGGACCGGCCGAGTCGTCGCGATCCACGCATGAACGTGGGCCAGTCGGCCCGACACCAGCGCTTGCCCGTGGAGAAGAGGTCGACCTGGGTGGCCTGTTCGAAGAAGTAGGTGACGGCGATGTGGGTGGTTCCCTCCACATCGGCGACAACGGGAGTCGACGCTGGGGTCAAGGCCAGGCCCGAGCTGAGCCGGCGTGCGACCTCGATGCGGCCTGTTGCCCCGTCGTGCACGCGCAGCTCGTGGTCCAGGCTGGCGATCACCTCTTGGGCGCCGTCGTCGTCGACGTCGGCTATGGCCACCCCGCCATGGGTGCTGTACCGCTCGAAGCATCCGTTGGCGTGACCGGACTCACAGCTCCGCCACATCTCGCGGCCGTCGGTGTCGAACGCGTACAGGTAGCCGCCCTCCGATGCCGTGACCACCTCGAGCCCGGGGTCTCCATCGAGTTGGCCCAACGCCGGAGATGTCATCGACCTGCCAGCCACCGCCACAGGCCAGCCCGCTAGTGACCGACCGGTCCGGGCCGTGAAGGCGTCTACCCATCGACCACCGGGATCGGGGAAGTGGGTTCCGGTTCCCACCACCACGTCCAGCCAGCCATCGCGGTTGATGTCGGCCACCGCCGGGGTCGACCACACGGTCTGCAACGGCACGAAACGGGGGTAGCCGGGGTAGGTCGACCCGTCACGGTTGAGAATCCACACCAAACCTCCCTCGGGTGCCCCCAGCGGATTACCAGCCCATATGTCACCACCGAGGATGATCTCGGGAGTGCCGTTGCGGTCGATGTCGGCCACCACGGGGCTGGACCACAGCGTGTCCTCTAGGTAGCGCCGCCAGAGGAAGCGACCGTCGCTGGACCACGCATAGACGGTGTGATCCCAACTGGGGGCGACGATGTCGAGGACTCCGTCACCGTCGATGTCGGCCACAGCGGGAGTGGCGAAGAACCCATGGGGTCGACAGTCGGTACCCGGTGGACAGTGCAGCGGCCACTGCTCGCTGAACACGCGGACCACCCGTCCCGACGGACCGTCGACGGTCATGACCCGCCCATCCATCGTTCCCACGACGATGTCGCTTTTACCGTCACCGGTGAGGTCGACGATGGTCGGGGACGACTCGATAGCAGTCCGTCCCATCGAGATCGACCAAATGAGTCGACGGCGGGGCAGCGTGTAGGCCTCCAGTTGGCCGTCGACACTGCCCACCACCATGTCGACCTTGCCGTCGCCGGTGATGTCGGCGATCGCCGGTGTCGAGAACGCCTCGGTGGTCCCTGTTGTCATGTAGACGCCCGACACCGGATGGCGCACGGTTCCCAGCAGATTCAAAGGTGAGTCGATCGCCTCGGCTCGGGGGGTGACGGCGACCGAGCCCGCCACCGCCACCATCCCGGCAACGACGCAAACGAGGCGCTTCGAAAGCCTTGGCAAGTTGTCCCTCCAAGGACCTGAGCGGATAGGTCCGGTCGTCCTCGCTAGCAGGTTGATCAGACCGAGGCGGTGTCTGGATTCGACAGGACCACGGCGAATCGGGTGGCGAAAGGGTATCTGGCGAGCAGACGCTCACGGAGTGCGCGATCATTGGGGCGACTCCCAAAGCACGAGGAGGTTCCCATGCAGGTCAGCGTGTTGCTCCAGCAGAAGGGCTCCGACGTGGTCACGGTGAGACCAGACACCACCACTGCTGAGGCCATCGATACCTTGGCTCGTCACCGCATCGGGGCGGTGGTCGTGACCAGCGACGGAACGTCGATCGAAGGCGTTCTGGCCGAACGAGACGTGGTGCTGGCTATCTCCATCCTCGGTTCACCGGTGCTTTCTCGCCCGGTCTCAGAGGTGATGAGCACCGATGTGGTCACCTGTCGGCCCGAAACCACCATCGAGCACCTTATGGCCACCATGACCGATCGCCGTGCCCGCCATGTGCCGGTCACGTCCGAGGGTCGACTGGTCGGCCTCGTGAGCATCGGTGACGTGGTCAAGGACCGGATCTCCGGGCTTGAGTTCGAAGCCCGGGCTCTACACGACTACATCTCCCACCCCTACTGAGATCCGCGTCCGAGAGGTCAGCGCTCGACTGACGCGGAGCGCATGAGCGCGTCCCGTTGGACTTTGCCCAGGGATGTGCGGGCGATCGAGGGAACAAGTAGCAGCTCGCGGGGAGCCGCCCACCGGGGCAACACCTGGGAGCAGTGGTCCCGGAGGTCCTCCAAGGTCGGGGGTCGAGCGGGGTCACGGGCGACCACCACGGCCACCACCCGTTGCCCCCAGCGCGGGTCGACCTTTCCCATCACCGCCACATCGGCGACCTCGGGGTGCGCAGCTAGGGCCGACTCGACCGGGCCGGGCCAAACGTTCTCTCCGCCGGTGATGATCAGATCATCGGCTCGCCCATCCACCACCAGCCGGTCACCGCTCCACCGGCCGCGGTCTCCGGTGGTCATCCACCCGTCACCGTCGACCAAGGCGGTGATGTCCCCGTTGGGCGCCCGCACGCCACGGGCCAGGGTTGAACCCCGCAGGCGGATCATGCCCGAACCATCGACTTCGACCTCGATGTCGCCGATGGGGCGTCCGTCGTACACGACGCCGCCGCCGGTCCCGGTGAGCCCGTAGGTGCGGACCACGTTGGCTGGCCTGGCGACATCGTCGGCAGCGCCGCCCACCACCACGTGTCGGAATCGGCCGACGTCGATGCGGTCCAGCACGGTGGGTACGACCGAGACGAGCGTTGAGCCCAGACGGCCCGGGGCCCCGGACACCGCGTCGGCGTCGAAACCGTCCATGAGGTCGAGCCCGACGCCGGTCACCAGAGACCGGACCACCACGCCGAGACCACCGAGGTGAGCTAGCGGTAGGCACGCCAGCCACCGGTCCCGGGCCGGGTCCACATCGAGTCGCTCGTGGACAGCCACGGCATGGGCCTGCAATCCGGCGCGGGTGTGCACCACCATCTTGGGTGCACCGGTACTTCCGCTGGAGGGGACCACTAGGGCATCTCCGTCTCGCAGCTCAGGGAGCTGCTCCCAGTCGAGGGGCCAACGGTGTGGTCCGACCACGCCATGGGGTCGGACGATGTCGATCAGGTCGTGGCGGGCCTCGGCGGACAACCGTTGGTCCACGACCATGACGGCGTCGCCCGAAGCCCACGCATCCTCCAGCGCGCCGACCAGTTCGGCACCGGCGGGCAGGTCGAGTGCGAGAAGTCTGGCCACGACCCGATGCTCGCACGTCGGCCGATTCTTCCTGCGAATTCGCGCCCCGAACCGAAGCGCCTTCGATCGGTCCCATGATCTAGGGGTCGCATCGGCTGGGCGGCAATAGGGATTGCAACCTTTGGCTCCGGTGACACAGACGCCATGGGCCAGACTTCTACCCCGTGACCCAAGCGACTGATCCCCGTGGACCCTCGCTATGGATCCAGGGAGCGCGACCACGGACCCTCCCTGCCGCGGTGGTGCCCGTGGCGGTGGGGACGGCGGTGGCGGTGGGCACGGTTCCTGGCGGGCTCATCTGGTGGCGGGCCGCGGCGGCATTGATCGTCTCCTTGGCGCTACAGGTGGCCACCAACTACGCCAACGACTACAGCGACGGGATCCGTGGCACCGATGCCGACGACCTTCGGGTTGGCCCGGTGCGCCTGGTCGGTCAGGGTTTGGCGGCTCCCGGTGCGGTTAAACGGGCGGCGGCAGCCGCCTTCGGTGTAGCGGCAGTGGTGGGGGCCGCGCTGGCCCTGGCCGTGGGTCCCGAGCTGTTCGTCGTCGGTGCCCTGGCCATCGCTGCTGGCTGGTTCTACACCGGCGGTCCACGGCCCTACGGCTACGCCGGGATGGGCGAGCTGTTCGTCTTCGTGTTCTTCGGGGTGGTCGCCACCGCCGGGTCGACCTATGTCCAGACCGGGGAGCTGACCGCTCTGTCGTTGGGGGCATCGGTTCCGGTCGGCTTCCTGGCCACCTCGCTTCTGGTGGTCAACAACCTTCGCGACATCCCCGGAGACACCGAGGTCGGAAAGCGGACGCTGGCCGTTCGAATCGGTGATACCCGCACCCGCTGGTTCTACGTGAGTCTTCTGGTGGGTAGCTTCATCAGTGTTCCGCTGGTGGCCGGCGGAGGGGGAAGGCCTGCCGGCGCCTTGGCGTTGCTGGCTGTCTTCGCGGCGCAGCGTCCGGTTGTGGCCGTCCTCTCGGGAGCCCGGGGCGGTGCTCTCATTCCGGTTCTGGTCGACACCGGCCGGGTTCAGGCCCTCTTCGGAGCACTGCTGTCGGTCGGCCTGGTTCTGTCAGCCTGAACGGGCCGAGACCTCTCGCACCCTGTCGGCCACCAGCTCGGGGGCGTGGAGGTGGGCGGCGTGTCCGGCGCCGGGGACGGTCACAAGCTTCGCCCCGGGCACGGTGTCGGCCACGCGTCGACCGAGCTTGACGAACTTGAGGTCCAACTGGCCGGCCATGGCGACGGTCGGTGCCCTGATTTCGCTCAGGGCGCTCCACCACGGTGGGTCCATTGTCCCAGTGCCTGAGAGCCGAAGAGATGACGCCAGACCCGAGGCGGTGTTGGTGGCCCTGGCCCGTCGTTCCTCTACATCATCGGGAAGGTTGGCGAACAGGGGTTGCGCCAACCATTCCTCGAGGAACGCGGCGACACCGAGCTTTTCGATCCGCTCGGCCCGGACATGGTCGAGCCTTCGGCGCTCGGCTCTCTCGTCGGGATCGTCGATACCGGCGGTGGCCCCGACCAGCACCAGGCCGGCCACCAGGTCAGGGTGGTCGAGGGCGAGGCGAAGGACGGCTCTGGCCCCCATCGAATAGCCAACGTAGGTGGCGCGTCCACCGGTCTCGGCCAACAGGTCGGCGGTGGCGGACAGGTCGGCCTGGATCGCCGATGATCCTCCGTGGCCGGGTGCGTCGACCCTGATCACTGTGTGATCACACGCCAGCCTTCGAGCCACGTGGCGCCAGCTCACCCCGGTCTGGGTGAAGCCGTGAACCAACACCACCGGCGGGCCATCGCCTTCGGTCACCTGGTGCAGCCCCACGAGTTGAGGATAGGACCGTGGTGTAGCGGACATAGGTGGCTGTGGTGAGATGGTCCGTGATGGCCGACTTGACCGAAGACTCCGCAGTCCTCAACGCCACGTTCTGCGCCACGCTCGTCGATGAGTGGGTCAGGGCCGGTTTGGAACACGCCGTCGTCTCACCAGGGTCTCGATCCACCCCCATGGCGATGGCGCTCGCCGATCGACCCGAGATCACCGTCCATGTCCACATAGACGAGCGGTCGGCGGCGTTCGTGGGTCTCGGGATCGGCATGGCCTCGGGGCGGCCAGCCGTGGTCCTCACCACCAGCGGGACCGCGGCGGTAGAGCTCCATCCGGCCGTCGTCGAGGCCCATCAGGCCAGTGTTCCGCTGGTGGCGGTGACGGCAGACCGTCCGCCCGAACTGCACGACGTAGGTGCCCCTCAGACCGTCGACCAGAACCGGCTCTTCGGTCCGGCGGTCCGGTGGTTCGTGGATCCTGGTCCTCCGAGTTCGGCCACGAGTGGTTCGTGGCGGTCGTTGGGGGCCAGGGCAGTGCTGGAGGCCGAGGGCTGCGGCGGTCGTGGCCCCGGGCCGGTGCACTTGAACCTGGCGTTCCGAGAGCCGCTGCTGGCCCAGCCGGTGTCGTTGCCGCCGGGTCGGCCGTCGGGGCGTGTGTGGCACCACTTCAGTGCACCGGAGGTCCGGGGCTCCATGGATGTCGATACCGTCCTGGACGCGCTCGAAGTCGGCCAACCTCGACGAGTCTTGGTCGTGGCCGGCGCCCGCTGTGGTAACCCCGAGACGGTGTTGAACACGGTCGCGGAGATGGGTTGGCCGGTGCTGGCCGATTCTCGCTCAGGGTGTCGGACCGGTCAGGTTGGGGTGATCACCACCGCCGATACGTGGCTCCGGTTGAGTGATCTGGCTGAGGAACTCCAGCCCGACCTGGTGGTCAGGCTGGGGGAGTCACCAGCATCGAAGGTGGTCGGCGCGTGGTTGGCTCAGGTCGCTGTGCCTCAGATCGCAGTTCATCCCCATGGCGAATGGCTCGATCCCGACCGAAATGCCGACGTGGTGCTACGAGCCGATCCGGCTCAGTTTCTGGCCACGCTGGCCGGCCGTCTCGGCCAGGCCAGCGACGAGCGGTGGAGTGCTCGCTGGCAGCAACTCGAGGTGGCAGCCCAGGACGTGTTGAGCCACCACCTCGAGTCAGACGATCGACGGGTGACAGACCCCGCGGTTGCCCGGGCCGTTGCTCGTAGCATCGTCGGGAAGGAGGACGCGGTGCTCGTGGTGTCGTCGTCTATGCCGATCCGGGACCTGGAGTGGTATGGAGGCTCCACCCACAACGTGGCGGTGATGGCAAACCGCGGGGCCAACGGGATCGACGGAGTCGTGTCGACTGCGGTCGGGGTGGCCCTGGCCCGTCACGGCAACGGAGCCTCGACCATGGCGTTGGTGGGGGACCTGGCTTTCGTGCATGACACCAATGCTCTGGTCGGACTCAGTCGCCGCCAGGTCGACCTCACGATCGTGGTGGTCGACAACGACGGCGGGGCCATCTTCTCGTTCCTGCCCCCAGCTCGAGAGCTGACCGCCGATCGGTTCGAGTCCCTGTTCGGGACACCCCACGGTGCCGACATCGCGGGGCTGGCCCGCTCCCACGGCATCCACGTCACGACGGTCGAGGCCCATCACGGAGTTGGCGCCCTGCGCCAGGCGTTGGACGCCAACGTCGAGCGGGGTGGCCCCAACCTGGTAGTGATCAAGACCGATCGGGCCGTCAACGCCGCAGACCACGACGCGCTCCATCGAGCGATGCACGCATCGGTGCTCTGACAGCCTCGAAGCCTCGGTCTGATTACCCTCACAGCGACGACGACTGGACCTATCCGCTCTGGTCCTCAGGGTCTGACCATGGCCGAGAGCATGGCTTGCATCTTGGCCCTGGTTTCGACCAGTTCGGTGGCCGGGTCGGAATCGGCCACGATTCCGTTACCGCCGACGATCACTGCCTGGTTGCCCGAGACCGAAGCGCCCCGGATGCTCACCGCGAAGGCTCCGTTGCCGGCCGCATCCACCCAGCCGACCGCGCCGGCGTAGCGCCCTCGGTCGAAGCCCTCGACCTCCTCTATCAGGCGCAATGCTTCCGCTGTTGGACGACCACAGACCGCTGGTGTTGGGTGCAGGGCATCAACTAGCTCGAGTATCGAGGCCGGCGGGTGCGACAGCCTTCCCTCGACGTTGGTGGCCAGATGGACCACGTTGGATAGGGCTACAACCGACGGCTCCGGTTCGTAGTCCACATAGGACGAGAACTGCAGGAGCGTGTCGTGCACCGCGTCGATGGTGACCTGGTGTTCGTGGCGGTAACCAGCCGATGCGAGAAGCGCCGCGGCGGCACGGTCGTCGGCTTCGGGCTCGCCGGCCCGGGGCGCGGTCCCAGCCATGGGTTGGGCCCTGACCACATCGCCGGACCGGCTGACCAACAGCTCGGGACTTGCACCGCAGAAGCCGTCGACGAGGTACAAGAAGCAATCGGGGTAGCTGCGAGCCAGCCTGGCCAGGATCGACTGGATCGGAATCGGGGCGTCTGCACTCACGGTGACCGCCCGCGCAAGGACCACCTTCTCGAGCTCACCGGCCTTGATCCGGGCCACCGCATCGGCCACCACCTGCATCCACTCGCCGGGTGACCGTTGGGCCGACACGGTGAAGGCCCCGGGCCCGATGGGACGGGGACCCTCAGCGACGGCGTGGATGCGATCTTGGACCTGGCGCTCGGGGTCAGCGGGTGGGGCGCCATTCTCCGGTGAGGGGCCAACGGCGGTGGCCCAGCGGTTGCCGTCCTCGTCGGTCCCGACGAGGAGTGACGGCACCACCAGTTCGGCACCCTCACCCGACATGAACGGCAGCGCCCCGAGGGCGACAGGTCCGGTGCCAGGTAGCGCGAGGGGGTTGTCCACAGCCATTCCTGAAAGCTCGCCCACCACGGCATCCCGGGGCCCACGAATGGCGACACCACAACCGGCGAAACCGATGCCGGATCGGCTGAAGAGCGTTCCGTCCGGGCCAGCGAAGGCCACGTGGTCGACATCGAAATCAAGTGACCGGGTGACGGCCACCAAGGGGGCGGAGCGGGTCATGTCCTGGTGGCGGTGATGAGCTGGGCGATCCCGGTGGACAGGAGGTGCCGCTCCACCCGTTCGAAGCCCTGCTCCGCCAACTGGCCGAGCATCACATCGGCAGGCGGCAGGTAGGCGACGGACCGAGGCAGGTACCGATAGGCCGCCGGATCCGAAAGCAGGCCACCGATCACCGGCACCACCTTGCCGAAGTAGATGCCATGTCCCCAGCGCAGAACCGGGTTGACCGGCTCGGCTACCTCTAACAGGGCGATGCGACCAGCAGGTCTTACGACCCGACCCAGTTCGGCGAAGAACGGTCCGAGCTCGCGGAAGTTGCGAAGGGCGAAACCACAGGTGACGCCGTCGACCACTCCGTCAGCCACGGGGAGGCACAGGGCATCACCCTGGACCAGCGGAGCCTCGACGCGGGAAGCGGCCAACATGCCGAAGGACATGTCAACACCGATGGGGCGGAGGCCCGCGGATCGAAGACCCCCGCAGAGGTCACCCGTCCCACAGGCCAGGTCCAAGACGACCGACCCGTGGGGGAGAGCAAGCGAAGCCAGCGCCCGTCGTCTCCATCCCACGTCCATACGGAAGGTCATGACCCGGTTCACCAGGTCATAGCGCGGGGCGATGGCATCGAACATGGACTGGACCGCTTGGACCTTCTCATCACCGGTGGGTAGCTGATCGGGAGCGGTCCGTGCCATGAGACGTGATCGTACGGGGCCGGGGGGCCGGGGTTGCCAGTGGGCGTGGGAGTCGGGCCCCGACCTGGCACCACGAACGATCGGACGGTCGCATGCCGTGGCGTTCCGTCCCGCTCCCTACCTTGGTCCAATGGCTGGCCGCACCCTGATACTCCTCCCACCCTCGGAAGGAAAGGCACTGGGGGGAGATGGGCCGCCCTGGCGTGAGGGAATGATGAGGCTCACTGATCTGGACTCGAAGCGCCGGGTTCTCCTCGACTCCACCACCACGGCCGCGGTCGATCCGGCGGGGCCCACCTTGGCGGCCATAGAGCGATACACCGGCGTGCTGTACCGGGAGTTGGACGCGTCGACGTTGAGGGGTCAGTCCCGTCACCGACTGGATCGGGACGTACTGGTGGTGTCAGGGCTGTGGGGCCTAGTCGCACCGACCGACCCGATACCGCTATATCGGCTGAAGATGTCGGCCCGTGTCGATGGGATCGGGAAGGTCGCCCCCTGGTGGCGGCCGGACTTGTCGGCGGCCCTGGCCGAGCGGGCCCGTGGCGCGTCGGTTTGGGATCTTCTGCCCATCGAGCACAGCGCCGCGGTGGACTGGATGACGCCGAGACCAACTCGTCGTACCACCGTGCGGTTTGTTGATCGCCGCGGTCGAGTCGTGTCCCATTGGAACAAACTCCTCAAGGGGTCCCTGGTTCGATGGCTGGTCGAGACCGGGGCCCGACAACCCGAGGACCTGGTGTCCTTCGACCATCCCGCGGGCTACCGATTCGATTCTGAAGCTTCGGTGCTGACCCCACGCAGGGCCGAGGTGGTCATGCACGAGGCGCC
The Microthrixaceae bacterium DNA segment above includes these coding regions:
- a CDS encoding alpha/beta fold hydrolase, encoding MGLHQVTEGDGPPVVLVHGFTQTGVSWRHVARRLACDHTVIRVDAPGHGGSSAIQADLSATADLLAETGGRATYVGYSMGARAVLRLALDHPDLVAGLVLVGATAGIDDPDERAERRRLDHVRAERIEKLGVAAFLEEWLAQPLFANLPDDVEERRARATNTASGLASSLRLSGTGTMDPPWWSALSEIRAPTVAMAGQLDLKFVKLGRRVADTVPGAKLVTVPGAGHAAHLHAPELVADRVREVSARSG
- a CDS encoding ubiquinone/menaquinone biosynthesis methyltransferase, translated to MARTAPDQLPTGDEKVQAVQSMFDAIAPRYDLVNRVMTFRMDVGWRRRALASLALPHGSVVLDLACGTGDLCGGLRSAGLRPIGVDMSFGMLAASRVEAPLVQGDALCLPVADGVVDGVTCGFALRNFRELGPFFAELGRVVRPAGRIALLEVAEPVNPVLRWGHGIYFGKVVPVIGGLLSDPAAYRYLPRSVAYLPPADVMLGQLAEQGFERVERHLLSTGIAQLITATRT
- a CDS encoding VCBS repeat-containing protein — encoded protein: MPRLSKRLVCVVAGMVAVAGSVAVTPRAEAIDSPLNLLGTVRHPVSGVYMTTGTTEAFSTPAIADITGDGKVDMVVGSVDGQLEAYTLPRRRLIWSISMGRTAIESSPTIVDLTGDGKSDIVVGTMDGRVMTVDGPSGRVVRVFSEQWPLHCPPGTDCRPHGFFATPAVADIDGDGVLDIVAPSWDHTVYAWSSDGRFLWRRYLEDTLWSSPVVADIDRNGTPEIILGGDIWAGNPLGAPEGGLVWILNRDGSTYPGYPRFVPLQTVWSTPAVADINRDGWLDVVVGTGTHFPDPGGRWVDAFTARTGRSLAGWPVAVAGRSMTSPALGQLDGDPGLEVVTASEGGYLYAFDTDGREMWRSCESGHANGCFERYSTHGGVAIADVDDDGAQEVIASLDHELRVHDGATGRIEVARRLSSGLALTPASTPVVADVEGTTHIAVTYFFEQATQVDLFSTGKRWCRADWPTFMRGSRRLGRSDNLPGATIPFRCPVEFVAQQYRDFLGRNADPAGTAHWMDRLDAGWGGARVIGSFMNSPEYRRVVAPGVRAHLAVTGTYPVSAQAVRDGAARIRSGESASTVADSVVASTGTDRLPPIDFVGRVYSNVFGRAPSLVELTLAVHRLQTGESRGSLVTGWTESSVGVGRLSAPVDVTMTYLAMLDRTPDPTGWAYWVSATRRGGLESLIGGVQASAEYRRRVA
- a CDS encoding transglycosylase family protein yields the protein MVAAQPAAAPVSTRQASQRAAGSQNQVTEDGALEVVGRVAGFAAAGSAEQAEASARWLSASITSTQAAKAEQARLAAEEEAARQAAAAQAELARREAEAKAQEQAARQASRDAAREAEARPQVAPPVDSGSVWDALAGCESGGNWAINTGNGYYGGLQFSLSSWQAVGGVGYPHEASRETQIAMGERLRASGGWGHWPACSRKLGLR
- a CDS encoding YaaA family protein, encoding MAGRTLILLPPSEGKALGGDGPPWREGMMRLTDLDSKRRVLLDSTTTAAVDPAGPTLAAIERYTGVLYRELDASTLRGQSRHRLDRDVLVVSGLWGLVAPTDPIPLYRLKMSARVDGIGKVAPWWRPDLSAALAERARGASVWDLLPIEHSAAVDWMTPRPTRRTTVRFVDRRGRVVSHWNKLLKGSLVRWLVETGARQPEDLVSFDHPAGYRFDSEASVLTPRRAEVVMHEAP
- a CDS encoding CBS domain-containing protein, translating into MQVSVLLQQKGSDVVTVRPDTTTAEAIDTLARHRIGAVVVTSDGTSIEGVLAERDVVLAISILGSPVLSRPVSEVMSTDVVTCRPETTIEHLMATMTDRRARHVPVTSEGRLVGLVSIGDVVKDRISGLEFEARALHDYISHPY
- a CDS encoding isochorismate synthase: MTRSAPLVAVTRSLDFDVDHVAFAGPDGTLFSRSGIGFAGCGVAIRGPRDAVVGELSGMAVDNPLALPGTGPVALGALPFMSGEGAELVVPSLLVGTDEDGNRWATAVGPSPENGAPPADPERQVQDRIHAVAEGPRPIGPGAFTVSAQRSPGEWMQVVADAVARIKAGELEKVVLARAVTVSADAPIPIQSILARLARSYPDCFLYLVDGFCGASPELLVSRSGDVVRAQPMAGTAPRAGEPEADDRAAAALLASAGYRHEHQVTIDAVHDTLLQFSSYVDYEPEPSVVALSNVVHLATNVEGRLSHPPASILELVDALHPTPAVCGRPTAEALRLIEEVEGFDRGRYAGAVGWVDAAGNGAFAVSIRGASVSGNQAVIVGGNGIVADSDPATELVETRAKMQAMLSAMVRP
- the menD gene encoding 2-succinyl-5-enolpyruvyl-6-hydroxy-3-cyclohexene-1-carboxylic-acid synthase, encoding MRWSVMADLTEDSAVLNATFCATLVDEWVRAGLEHAVVSPGSRSTPMAMALADRPEITVHVHIDERSAAFVGLGIGMASGRPAVVLTTSGTAAVELHPAVVEAHQASVPLVAVTADRPPELHDVGAPQTVDQNRLFGPAVRWFVDPGPPSSATSGSWRSLGARAVLEAEGCGGRGPGPVHLNLAFREPLLAQPVSLPPGRPSGRVWHHFSAPEVRGSMDVDTVLDALEVGQPRRVLVVAGARCGNPETVLNTVAEMGWPVLADSRSGCRTGQVGVITTADTWLRLSDLAEELQPDLVVRLGESPASKVVGAWLAQVAVPQIAVHPHGEWLDPDRNADVVLRADPAQFLATLAGRLGQASDERWSARWQQLEVAAQDVLSHHLESDDRRVTDPAVARAVARSIVGKEDAVLVVSSSMPIRDLEWYGGSTHNVAVMANRGANGIDGVVSTAVGVALARHGNGASTMALVGDLAFVHDTNALVGLSRRQVDLTIVVVDNDGGAIFSFLPPARELTADRFESLFGTPHGADIAGLARSHGIHVTTVEAHHGVGALRQALDANVERGGPNLVVIKTDRAVNAADHDALHRAMHASVL
- a CDS encoding AMP-binding protein, giving the protein MARLLALDLPAGAELVGALEDAWASGDAVMVVDQRLSAEARHDLIDIVRPHGVVGPHRWPLDWEQLPELRDGDALVVPSSGSTGAPKMVVHTRAGLQAHAVAVHERLDVDPARDRWLACLPLAHLGGLGVVVRSLVTGVGLDLMDGFDADAVSGAPGRLGSTLVSVVPTVLDRIDVGRFRHVVVGGAADDVARPANVVRTYGLTGTGGGVVYDGRPIGDIEVEVDGSGMIRLRGSTLARGVRAPNGDITALVDGDGWMTTGDRGRWSGDRLVVDGRADDLIITGGENVWPGPVESALAAHPEVADVAVMGKVDPRWGQRVVAVVVARDPARPPTLEDLRDHCSQVLPRWAAPRELLLVPSIARTSLGKVQRDALMRSASVER
- a CDS encoding 1,4-dihydroxy-2-naphthoate polyprenyltransferase; this encodes MTQATDPRGPSLWIQGARPRTLPAAVVPVAVGTAVAVGTVPGGLIWWRAAAALIVSLALQVATNYANDYSDGIRGTDADDLRVGPVRLVGQGLAAPGAVKRAAAAAFGVAAVVGAALALAVGPELFVVGALAIAAGWFYTGGPRPYGYAGMGELFVFVFFGVVATAGSTYVQTGELTALSLGASVPVGFLATSLLVVNNLRDIPGDTEVGKRTLAVRIGDTRTRWFYVSLLVGSFISVPLVAGGGGRPAGALALLAVFAAQRPVVAVLSGARGGALIPVLVDTGRVQALFGALLSVGLVLSA